The DNA region GTTTACAAATTGAATAAGCATTTTCTTCACAAACTTAACTAAAGTTACCAAACTCAACTTCAAGATCCACATACTTCTTTGTTCCAACACAAATCTCCAGTCCACGACTTTAAAACTCCACTTAAAGGATTAGATCCAATACATGAGATGATTGGTATGCAACAACTTCAATATCCACCAGTTCAGATTGAATGTGGAATGATCTCTAAAAGTACTAAGATAGTTTTATTTATGTGTTTGCCAACCTAAAATCTCAAAACCTAACAAACACACACGAGCACAATATTTTACATGGAAAACACCATTGAGGCCTGGGGCAAAAAACCGCGGTTGGAGCAAAGAGAATGCTCTGCTCTAGGTAGAACGCATTTgctgaaagaacaaaaaatacaaaatgtttGCTTTTCCCTACTTTTCTATCCTTAGTGGAATCACCCttttcttgctctctctctaatgGAGACTAGGCCAAGGGGTTACTAGTCCTCGAATAGATGTCAAATTCCTATTGGTTGTTATGACATTACAAAATTGGGTACAACATTCTTTGGCTTTCAATGCTGCGCCATTGGCTAGTTAGGTCCTTGAGGTTCAAGTGGCATagatacaaaaatctcattattctcccatcaaaaaaaaaaaaaaaaaaaaatctcattattcTCTTGTCTGTATTGAAGTCTTGTGACCAACTGGATTTCATCATAGTGCTCCAGCCCTGGTGGGTCGGGTTGAGTGGGTCTGTGGATACCCCTATAAGGATGGGAACAATATTCCTCTTATGCCCCTGCCCCACCCCTAGTTTTGTACTACTAGTCAGTGTTTGAGTTCCCTATTTATCCTCAGCCTTTGGTACGGTACACTATATTCGTTTGAGTGGGTCCAAAATTCACGAAATACATATGAGATGGGGATGGGAAACTTACGAACAGTCTATCGGCCACGTATTTGGTGAGGAATCCTCttattgcaaaattttttttttttctttttttttaaaaaattattctttttcggtttatttatttatttttgtgtggcAAGAATTGAATCTGTAAGAAAACTCCCGCACAGATTGAAACAACAATGTGCTCTCTcctcataaataaaataaaataaaattaaagaaaagaaaaaaaaggtccGTGTCATATACAAACAATTTGTATATAACTTGCAAGCTACAACAATGTGCTAAAACACAAGAAGGATAGCAGCAGGCTAttacttacaagttacaactacAAGTCCGTGGCATACATGAACAATTTGTTATGAGCACTCATGGAAACCTTTCACTAATGAAGAAATCAAATAAATGAGATTTTCCTCCAAAGTTGGTTGAATTGTAGACTTTTTGCGGCTAATTTTAATCTTCAGTATTTTGCTTAAATTTGGTTCAGGAAATTCgctttcaatttaaaattgtagatgGGGTATCCATAATCCTGTTCACATCTGGGTTCTTTGCTTGCTTTCTATGTATTGCTTTGTTGTGAACTCATTCAAATCATACTTTAATCTTCCCACAAAATGCTTTACTAGTTGCTCGGCTGCAACCATTTTCAACTTCTTTGCAGCTCATAAGTACATGAATGGAATTATGGATCATCAAGGACTATTATAACCACACAATATTTATTACCGTGTGGATTGCTATATAAGTTCTTCATCATACACAAACTTAGAACTTGGTTTGTAGGCTCTCTTCCAAACTTTCCTTggctcgaaaaaaaaaattctcattttccaaattaaaattgTCATGAGCCTAATTAGAcagtgatagaaaaaaaaaaagaaaaaaaagaaaaaaaaaaagaagaaatatatttGTTGCTAAGGTTTTGGAGTTGGCATCTTAGCGGGGACCATTGCCCCATAGAAAAGCTTCCTCCATTGCCCTGGCTATTGAAAGAAGCTCTCTTGTAATGAAATCACTTGCAATGTTATTGTTGTTAAAGTTTGATGGATGCTCTCTCGTTTGTTCGCCAAATTCATAGCGACAAACGGGGCACTGACTATGGCTCTTCATCCATGGTGTGATGCAGTCCTCATGGAACATGTGGTTGCATGGGGTTACCATTACCTCTTGTCCTGCCTCAAAATCATCCAAGCAAATAGCACACCTTTTACCTTCTTCATCTGCCTCTTTTCCCAGCTTATCCAAAGAATCTTTGCCCAGTCTGTCTCTGTAATACAAGCTCACTCTCCTTGATAATCTCTTTGGACCAGGATTATAGATTTCTCTCTTGAGCTTGTTCTCATCTTGGGTTACTCTAGAGTCCTCTTGCACTCTAGGGACCTGCATATTCCGCTGGCTTGTGAATGCTGGAGGGGATTCTATCATGATTTGTCTGGGCCTGGGGTACGCTTCCCTTGCTGTGTTATTGTCTAGGACTAAAATTTGCAATGCAGAGAGATTTGTTCCTGGAACACTGCAAAATTTCCATGGTTAGTGATAccagaagaagaaaagatgaaaaatgtgATATAAGCCATAACGTATATAGTTTTTGAAATTAAGTTGGAGCTAGTTATAGGAACATTTTTTGACTTACAGTTTTTCCAAATGTTAAGCCATCACAAAGAAATAGAACATTGACCATGAATAGCCCCAAAAAATTGGAATAACATTAATGGAAAACTAGATCGCCTAATTGTAGACTCTGTGGAAAACCGAGAAGAATACTTCTAATTTTTGTCCAACATAACCAATGGGCTTTTCCCACAGGAAATCCAGaatgtaatttaaaaaacaaaaaattctttcagAAGGTTATGAGTGAATGCTACTGTACTTGTAACACAGATTCACTGTCATTCGGAAAAGTAAAGTAAGATTGTTTTCTGACTGgttatgaagaaaattttgCAGGAAGTTCATTATTTAGAAAAGTAGAATGAAAATCAAATGCAAGTTACTTTCCCTTATGCCTTTCTTGGAGAGTACAGTTTAATAAGTAAATTGTCGATCACTGTAGTGACACATTGTCTGGTAGTAGTGTAAAGATTAGATTACTTATTGCAGGTACAATTGATGATACCTTTTCCTGACAAGGAAAAATGGTTTTATTTCCTGCTTCAAGTTAAGCAAACTGAAGCAATTAACCAGAAGCGAAGTTCAAATTGTTGATAACAACTTTTCTTTcatcataccaaaaaaaaaaaaaaaacccacgaATCATATTCAACTGCTATAGGAACCAAGACGAAATTATTATTCTCATTTTCCTTTGGATTTAAAAGGCAGTTCCAAATAGCCAATACTACATCTCTTTGCATTTGAAacatctaattttgtttttcacaGCAACATAGATCAAACAAAATTCATGTTTAAACTAATATAGTAATATGCACTCAATCCATATAGGAAGCAACTTTTAATGAATCTTATTCATCCAAAAATTTCTATCTGGGTTAAAGATGCTCTTTTAAAAGATGGAACTAGAATTATGATTACCTCGCTAAGCCATGGGGACCTGTTATACTTCTTTCCACAAAAGATGGTCTTCGATCTAGCATGCCTGCTCTGACTTCCTTGTAACATACATCAAAGCAACTGATGTTATTAGCATGcacaacaaaatattataatttcaacTTTTATGATCCTCAATGATGTTATGGTAATTGTACTTGTAACACTACGCGATtaaaagtttcattttatttgGGATGAATTCATATTATACTTACAGGAGTAACTCGTACGGAACGGGACCTAGAAAACATGGGGTTGACACGGTTCAGTTCATCATTGTTAGAAGTATAGGCACCATAGTCCCTTCCAGTCTCCCAATTCCCTGAAGTGGCTCTGAAATTGTTGCTGCTACTGCTCATGTTTTCTTTGTCCTCCCGATCGCTTGATTTTGTTCCTTAGCATAGCAGTTTTGGTCATTCACCTACCTGGTTTATATATACTTCGTTTTCAGCTGTTGCTTTGCTGCTCTATATTATTCTATATTTCTATGCTAATGCAAAGCAGGATTCTTTGCCCATTTAGAGATGATGTGGTTGGTGCTCCCAGGAATGCAAAACATGAACCGTAAATCAAGAAAGGAATCTAGTTCTTTCAATCTACTTGCATATGTCACTTATTTTTGTCAATGAACATCACATCAATTCCATGGGATGCTACTCTAAAAGTTTGAGTTACTTTAAATTTCTGATCCGCAATGTTTAACGCTTTTTcccactttttatttatttattattaattcttgaCATAGACTTTTTCACTTGGATCCGgtggcggagctaggattttagcTTAGAGAgggcaaaattaaaatacaatattaaaagtaaaatttatctaaaaaacattaatcaataataataacaaaataaataaacgattgtaagcaaatatgaatatatttcatattattaaaataaataaacaaaaacaaccaattcatagctactaaaaaatttataaactgatggagtaaaaatatgattagtgttacttaaaaaatataatgaataaatgtttgaaattattttttgtgattgataacatgccaatttgtaagacataagtagtaaaatttgtaatatctctagcatcattcaaagataaaatgctgtgaaaagtatcataaatagtaaaaattgtgtaaataatgatataaaataaaaataaaaaaatagtgaaataggtggattggtcactttcaagttccaacaagtagaagtttttttttttttttcctccatgtgactactaataaaaaaaaaaaaaataggagtcatggggggcaggtgcccccctcgcccccctctggctccgccagtgCTTGGATCTGCTACAGTGATCATTGAACTTTCACTTTAGTGTACATGACACTTTCCTGGTGGGTAGAAGTTATATGAACTGCAGTTGCACCTTGGGTAGAGATTTAGTTAAATCTTCTATCCTAAAATTTTCAGTTCTTCCTTTATATTTACTTTGAATTGATCTGTTTGCATTTGTTCGATCATAATCTCTATTCAGGGTAGCTTTGAAATTTCACATTTTTGGAGGCATAAACTCTCAGAAAGGCATCTAACATTATTCCTTAATTTAGAGGTGAATGCATTAGTTCAAGTTTGAGGTGGTTAATTTTCATGTTCTAAAGAATAATTATGGCATCAAGTTACTTTTTTTATCTCCATTAGGGATTAGGAGcctttattttgcttttgtttttagtttatttctCCCCGACGATTCAAGAATTgctattatatactatatagttttttttttaaattttttgagaagggTATAGATTTAAATGTAATTAGTGATGTTGAAAACAAAAGCATATTATtaaatcataataaaattgtcaataagtttagagatataatataattcACTACAAATGAACCactttggtgcggtggtcactctactaATATAAATGCTTGCGAGGTGTGGACAGTAAGGGTTCCCTACAGACTCATGAAACCAACTTAAATTTGTAGACAAAATGTTTGAAActagttttcaaaacatataaaaGAACTTTTGATTTGACAATGCCCTTAAATAGAAACAACATGCATCCTTTGCTAACCTCTTAACTGTACAACATAATTTCTCAATTATCATGTCTTGAAACTTCAGAACTGAGTGGTCAGGCTATATATATGTCTATCGTCGAATTCCATCTCCCCCCTCTTCCAATATGTACTTATCTcacccaaacaaacaaaaaaaaaaaaaaaaaaacttcagaACTGAGTGGTCAGGCTATATATATGTCTATCGTCGAATTCTATCTCCCCCTCTTCCAATATGTACTTATCtcacccaaaaaacaaaacaaaaaacaaagacagATCCAGCTATGCTCAAGAATGGAGTCAAAACTTGAAGTTAGGGGATGACTCTGTTGTTGAATGTGTGCAGTAGCTCCgctaagggtttttttttttggattcgtGCGTTTGATACtgggtaaagacaaaattattttgtttaaaattttttaaaagactaggttgtttgttttgggttaaattagttaaaatttgattaatttttttagttttactattgataattttttatggtttttaaaaagagaaaaatgctagagttgcaaattttttacaaattactgatgtggtgagtgattaaATAACGAAGTAGTGTAAGTAGTGGACTAAGAtgcaaatcaataaaattttgttacctcaacagtttgtaaaaatattataaaaaaatttgtagacaaacattactttaaaaaaaaattaatgatattgttaagatgggacaaaatgtaattttatataaCAAAGTAGTTAAAGTTTTAACCTATgtatatactaatatttttttttaaaatattttgggcAATGTCAAAGAGTGGCTCCGTCTCTACCCACATGCCAAGGTTGACCCATCCACAGCCCATACGATCTTGGTTTGGGCTTTCAGTATCATTATCTGCTAAAACAATTCGAGCAGTCCAAAGAgagcccaaaaaagaaaaaagaaaaaaaaaacgaaaaaaaatggaaactcGTCTTTATATAAATTGAACACTCATCTGTTAGGAATGGGAAAAGCgaattagagaaagaaagaaagaaagaaaggatggGAGTTGGAGTAACGGCTCCCCTTTCTCATTCAGTTGGGCTAGTGCGTTTGCAATTTCAGCACACAACTCAAAAAAAGAGAGGCTTGACAAGGGTCTTCCTTGGTCACAAATatcataatcatcatcatcatcatcatcatcataatagTATTAGCGTAATCTCCAACTGTACTACTACAACGACAACAACAGCTACTTCTGGTGGTGGAGTTTTGGAGGTGAAAGAGTTAAAGGAGAGATGCAAAAAGTGGGAATGGAAGGGCCAGTATTCCATCACTTACTTTGTTTCTCATTCCTCAAATtctaataatagtaataataataagcctcctcttcttcttgttcaTGGCTTTGGTGCTTCCATTCCACACTGGCGCAGGTTAGTCTTTTTTAACTTCATTCAACTCCACTTCCACATTAGCATTCAACTCATagatattattattgatttggGTCATCTTTCTTTGTGGTCAGTGTTCACTAAAACTACTGTTATTTGCCATTCAACTTCTTATCCATTTCCCTATCTATAACTATAAGTGTCCACCTTTTAGCCACACATGCTATCATGCAtacaacaaccacaaaaaaagaagaaggaagattGCTCAGCAGTATTGAATAAATTTTCTCTTCTTGCTGTTATACTCCTTAGATCATAGTGAATCCCAAGATGAAAAGCTTTGATATTGtttaattcaaaaattgaaacattGAAAAAcgaggtttttattttattttttatattggaaattagataaattatgtTCAAGTGAATGAGAAAGATACAACATAATTAAAATTAGATATGTTAGCTAAATGTTGTGCTACCATTGTCAATCAACCACCAGATTATAATCCCATCAACATGTCTCTTGTCTCTTGTCTCTTTCCGCTTTCtgtatgtcattcttttatgcaagtctttttttgggtgataattatagtctaacatattaaatttaaacaaatgaaaaagggTTGAACAGGATAAAGTATCCATGTATCAAATATATGCATATTCTGACCTAGAAACCAAataatatggaaaaaaaaaaaaaccaataactCAAAAACCATTCtgccttttgagttttgacttgATTTGGGGTTGAGTCCAAATTTGACAACTTCTATTACAATTTAATGCATATTTATCAGATTCGTACCAAACATTGACAGGAAGACTTGGTTTTTTATATGGAATGATGTCATGGGACAATTAACGTTAAAGTTCGAGATAATGTTCTTGCAATTAAAAGTACAGAGACGAATTGGAAACCTTAGTGAAGTACAATCATATTTATAAGGTAATGGACAGCAGGACAAGTATTAAAAGAATATGGTATTTTAACTACAATGCTACATAGCTCAATAGCAGTGCATTTGATCATTTGAACTTGAGCTTATAACTACAAGTTCAAATCATTTTTGGCAATTCATAAAATTTCAGAAAACCAGATCAACCaattggtattttaattcctttctttcttttctttatttgttttttgaaaatctagtGCTTTGATCAGTTTTCTCCTGTTCAAATGTTCATTTGgtttaataacaaaacaaaaaagagatgGTTTATGGGGTTCGTTGGTCATTTTCTAATAACTATGATTTAATGATGatataaaatagaatagttttattaattttatttggtcagaatttttattacaacattCTTCATTATTATACCATTTAGATCTTGGTATCAAAGCCtggttgtttgtttttgggATCTAATTAGTGCTAGGTCCCTCTTTCTCT from Castanea sativa cultivar Marrone di Chiusa Pesio chromosome 6, ASM4071231v1 includes:
- the LOC142641162 gene encoding uncharacterized protein LOC142641162, which translates into the protein MSSSSNNFRATSGNWETGRDYGAYTSNNDELNRVNPMFSRSRSVRVTPEVRAGMLDRRPSFVERSITGPHGLASVPGTNLSALQILVLDNNTAREAYPRPRQIMIESPPAFTSQRNMQVPRVQEDSRVTQDENKLKREIYNPGPKRLSRRVSLYYRDRLGKDSLDKLGKEADEEGKRCAICLDDFEAGQEVMVTPCNHMFHEDCITPWMKSHSQCPVCRYEFGEQTREHPSNFNNNNIASDFITRELLSIARAMEEAFLWGNGPR